The Alphaproteobacteria bacterium DNA window GTGTGCTTTTACGGTAAAGACATAGGCCCGGTTGAGCAGATCCTCGTCGGCTCCGGGATCATAGCCACGCACCGTTTCGACCAGTTCATACTGCCGCATCATGGGCGGCGGCCCTCCCGGCGTGGCGACCAGGCCGGCGTGTGGCGCGGCAAACCGTCAGGCAGCGCCGGCCAACGGCTAACTGGCCGCGTCGTCGGCGTCCTCTTCCGTGGCCGCGGCCGCAACCGCAGCCGGGGGCTTGGCAGGCGCGTCGTCGCCATCTTCATCGCCCACATCATCGGACGCGAAGTCCGGCATGGCCTCCAGAGCGTCCGGTCCGCCGGTCTCCGCCAGGGCCTGACGGGCCAGGTCGGCCAGTTCCTGCTCCAGCAGTTCGACGCCATCTTCCTCGACCTCGGGCTCTTCCACTTCAACGCTGCGGCGAAGAGCGCGAATGACCGAATCCTTCATGTCCTGCAACGGGACCGTCTGGTCGGCCACCTCGCGCAAGGCGATGACCGGGTTCTTGTCATTGTCCGCATCCACCGTCAGGACCGCCCCGGAGGAGATGTCTCGGGCACGCTGCGCCGCCAGCAACACCAGCTCAAAACGGTTGGGAACCTTATCGACGCAGTCTTCAACGGTAACGCGAGCCATGATGGTCTGATCCTCAGAGTGGGAACGGCGCAACGAACCGAACCATCTGCCAGCAAGCCCGTCGGCCGACAGACTCCAGAAGCAGAGCCATAAGACTCCGCCGTCCTGGGCCGCCTCGACGGCCCTAGGCTGTCCTGGCCTGTGGTCCGGCCAAACGCCGATCCAGATGATTGCCGACGAACTATAGGCGCCTGGCCGCCTGAGGGCAAGTAAAGGGCGGGTTTCAGGCGGTTTCCGCGCCGCCGGGCCGGGCGCACCGCTGGCCCCGGCCGGCGGTCCCGGGCGGCTCAGTCCGGCGAACGCGGCGCAGCGGCTGGCCTGGCGGCAGGGCGGCAATCAGCGCCGGCAGGCGGCGGCCGCTCTGCGGGTGGCGCCAGGCCGGCTGCAGATCAGCCAGCGGCAGCAGGACGAAGGCCCGCTGGTGCAGTCGCGGATGGGGCAATCGCGGCTCGCCTGAGTGAACACGGCCGCCATAGTCCAGCAGGTCCAGGTCTATCGGCCGCGCCTCATTGCGCCGCCGCCGCTGGCGCCCCATGGCCCGTTCGATCTCATGCAGGCGGGCCAGCAGCGCCGCCGGGGTCAGGGCGCTACGCACCTCCGCCACCGCATTGACGTACCATGGTTGAGTGGGGTCGGGCGGCACCGGCGCGCTCTCATACAGGGGCGACACCCGCCACACCCGGACGGCGCCGCTATCGAGATACGAGAGCGCGAGACGGCAGCCGTCTGCCGGACCGCCCCACGGGCCCGCCAGATTGGCGCCGATGCCCACATAAATCGCGCCCGGGGTGGGGACCATATTCATCGCCGTCTTCATCCGTGTGCCGCCTTGCGCCGCCTGCCCCGCCTTGCCGGTAATGGACCGCAGCCGCTATGGTCGCGCGCCGACGCCTGAGGGCGTTTCATTTCAATCAGAAACGGATATTCCCATGTTTCAGTTTTATCCCGGTGAACGGGTGGTTGTCTTCATCGACGGCGTCAGCCTGTACTCCGCAGCCCGTTCCCTTGACTTCGATATCGACTATCGACGCCTGCTTCACAAGCTGCGCGCCGAGTGCCATCTGGTCCGCGCCTATTACTACACCACCCTGCAGGAAGATCAGGACTATTCCCCGCTGCGCCCGCTGGTCGACTGGCTGGCCTATAACGGCTACGCCATGGTGACCAAGCCAGCCAAGGAATTCACCGACGCCACCGGCCGCCGCCGCTTCCGCGGCGACATGGATGTGGAGGTCGCTGTGGACATGATGGAAGCAACAGCCTTCGCCCAGCACATCGTCCTGTTTTCGGGCGACGGCGACTTCCGCCGGGCGGTCGAAGCCATTCA harbors:
- the rpoZ gene encoding DNA-directed RNA polymerase subunit omega is translated as MARVTVEDCVDKVPNRFELVLLAAQRARDISSGAVLTVDADNDKNPVIALREVADQTVPLQDMKDSVIRALRRSVEVEEPEVEEDGVELLEQELADLARQALAETGGPDALEAMPDFASDDVGDEDGDDAPAKPPAAVAAAATEEDADDAAS
- the folK gene encoding 2-amino-4-hydroxy-6-hydroxymethyldihydropteridine diphosphokinase codes for the protein MVPTPGAIYVGIGANLAGPWGGPADGCRLALSYLDSGAVRVWRVSPLYESAPVPPDPTQPWYVNAVAEVRSALTPAALLARLHEIERAMGRQRRRRNEARPIDLDLLDYGGRVHSGEPRLPHPRLHQRAFVLLPLADLQPAWRHPQSGRRLPALIAALPPGQPLRRVRRTEPPGTAGRGQRCARPGGAETA